The Rissa tridactyla isolate bRisTri1 chromosome 1, bRisTri1.patW.cur.20221130, whole genome shotgun sequence DNA segment CTGGCTGCACTTAAACCTTTGTGAATTGTACAACGTGCCTGGCTGTCCTTGTCCCCTGATAATTCAGACTGTGTTCTGCTTGCGCAGTCAGGGAAAATCACAAGGTGGCTGGACCTAGGAACAAGGATGATGTGACCCAGTGTCGTGTCCCAGTAAGCCAGCTGCAATGTGAActtggctgagggagctgggaggcaTTCCTGGGTCCAACTGTTTAGGCACAACCTAAATGCCTTCAGATAATAGAGCCAGTTACTTCCCTGGTTCATGATTCAGCTTTCTTTAGAAATTCTGGCAGCATACATGTCTGCATGTTAGTGCAGACTGCCAGTTCAGACATGACATTTTCAGATTCTTACCCCAGCATATTTCCTAATAGCTTGCTGGTATAGATAAAtattgaaattttcttttaaagagcttGCCTACATAtaagaaattattctgaaataagcTGTGATGTGAATGCAAATGCTGTATGCACTCTGAAATCACTCCCTACACGGACACATTTACATGCCACACAACTGTGTAAACTGTTCGATTCTCTCATTTCAAGTGACTGATGATCTTCACTGATGCAGTTTTGCAGATTAAGTTATTCCGGACTAGTTTTCCACATGAAGCtatttattttaagaaggaaCAAAAAGACAAACTATGAGGAAAAGTGCCTATGCAGGGAGTGATTCCGGAATAGTTACAGAGCATTatatttacttccttttttgAGAAAACGTGAGCGCTTCAACTGCATGGATTTCTTTGGAGACCTGTAAAGCACTGGGCTGATTAAAAGATAATGTATTGTTTCAAAGTCCTAAATATAACAGATTCTGCCTAAATCCAGACTTCTTTATTGAGAGTCTTCCTACAGCTTTCATCTGGTTACTGATTCATATGCAGCTTTCCAGTCTGCCAGAGGTTCTCCCCAATCCACAGTCGGCAGAGCAAACCCGTGTCTCAGCCGTAGCAGTTCATAGTCTGGCAGCTTAGCAAGCACCTAGTATTATTATGCCTTAAACAAATATATCTGAATGTGAAATGGGGAGGCGGAGGACAGACGCATATTCTTTCTGCCACCTTTTTAAAGAGTGGTAATACCTTAAACAGCAGAAGTAGATTTGCCACTGCTTGTCTGTCAGAAGGCCTCCAGACAACATCCACCTTTTAGAAATCCTCCCAAAGTGCCAAGGGCAAGACAATAATCACCCTTTTTGTTAGAGCCTAGAGAGTGAAATGTCTCTACATCTTTTTCCCTTaccatctatttttttaaagtaacttgaaACATTGTAAGACTGACCATTATTTCACTACTCTCTTTATTGTGTCTGCATTTCGTGTTTATATCTTTTTTCTCTGTATATTTTATTCCCAAATGTATTATAATCTGTTACTTTTAATAtgacattttaataaattttttggTCATATGTCATAGCAGACAATCTCCTGGTGAAGAGGCGATACAGAGCTGAAATTATCTTTCTTTCTACGATCTATTCTAGTTACTCATGTTACATGTGCCCTTTGTGATATGGTATGCACAAGCGTCTCCTCACTGAAAGCACACATCAGATTCCGACACTGCAATGAACGTCCTTTCCATTGTCACCTCTGTGATGGAAGGTAAGAAAATTTGAGGCTCGTAGCTATGTGAGCAGAACTGTAGAACCAAGTTAGTGTTTTACATAGGAGtctgtaaagaaagaaaagttttcaacCACAAAAATAATCAACTGTTCAATGCAGAAATCTAATAGATTCATCTGCTCTTCATCTGCCTTCAGCTGCTGAGACGTTGTAGTTCATGAACCTCTGGTGCAAGCAGGACTGATGCATTAAAAGGTGGATTTTCTTAGCAAGACTATGTGTACTACAAAATGGTCATCACAACAAGTTGAGATGTGTAGCAGCACTGCCTTAAACTCCGGGTTTTGCCATTCTAAATGATTGCTGGCTGTTTGCTGGGAGAATCACGGTCTTCTCCTTTGAGTGACTTTTTCTGCCACAGGCTTACTATACCTTCTGCTGTCTTGCACTCTCATTATtctgtggtggggttttttttctgctttcaccaTATGATGCCACACAGCagtgaaataataaattaaaaaaaaaaaggcattgtgaGGTGATAGATCAAGTTGCATATACAAGCATTGTCAAATTATGTTTAACTTTACCAGAGAAGATGAGAGGTCTAGCCTTTGTATGCTGGAAGTAGGATAAAGTGAACAAATATTTAAGTACTTTTGTGTTCGCACTGTGGGTGGACGGAGGAAATAATCTGAATTTCTAGACCAGAGAGAATGAAACGACTGTTTAATAATGGACAAGAATTTTCTTTGTGTGAACAGAAAGAGGGGGTGATGCCTTGCAACATGGTTGTGGAAAAATTACCTATATTTGGGCATGGCGTGGATGTGTGGGAAGAAAGAGGGACTGGAAAATGAAATCCAGAGCACATCAAAGAGATGTCTATACTATCCCCTTCTcacaagtggaaaaaatgagGTAGAGAAGCGATTTACACATATTCCGCTTTCACTTGTCATTGTCAGAGCCAAAAATTACTACCTCCCAGTCCTAAACATTAACCACAAGACAACTCCTCTGTACTATTATATCTGTTATTTGTTTTACCTTGTTTTCAGTTTCAAGAACACGTATGATCTGCATAAACATGTTGAAACACACAATGATTCAGATGCCTACAGCTGTGATGTTGAAGGATGTGGTTTTACTTCACGGACTTTACAAACTTTGAGACAGCATTACAAGAGAGTACATGTGGTAAGTATATTAAATAGCagaataaaatatattgctaTAAATGAGACTACAGTTTCAAATTCACCTGCGTTTAGTTTTTTGCGAattaatgaaatgtttcatttttgcaTCAAATCAAGTATGTATTTGCACACATTTCTAGGACTCATCCTTACCTATAGATTTTGTATGCTTACCTTAGGTGCATGCAGTTGCATACTGACAGTCTTGAACACTGGCCAACCCCCatcccccttttttaaaaaaaaaaaaagaacatgccaATCCTAATCtcaacagcaaaatatttcagggaTTAAAATCCAATGTTACCTTTCTCCTCATGTTGGTACTCCATCCTGAGAACTAATACGTTACCTGAAAATAGAGAAATTATAAAGTGTGTAAAGTTTACATCACTTTCAATTGAGTGAGTCTGGCtacattaaaatacagttttggcTGCTATAGTTTATGCACGCTTGTTGCCTGTTTCTTCAACTTTCTGAGTTAGGATCACTGCTATGTtataaaatgaatatattttagtGGAAGCTGTGTGTCACACCGCTGTTGGAGATATCTGCAGTACTGGTGGCCAATGCGGAGAATTTCCATGTTCACTGGGGTTTCTTTAATCAGACAAGTTCTGAAAACcacaaattttaaacattttaggaAGTTAACTTCAAGAAAGTTTTCAGATAGTTAGTgtggttttctccttttcaaCAAAGGATTATTTTTTGTCATGTATATGTGCAAGCCTTCAATGACTCTAAAAGTCTTTCTTTCCAAGAGTAACGGCATTCTGAAATACAAATGCCACATCTGTCAGAAATGTTTCTCGTGGAGTTATACATTGACCCTACATCTTCGAAAAGCTCATAAGCTCAGGAGTCATTCTTGGTTCAGGTATGTTACCACTTGATTCTTGTCCAGAtcataaagaattttttaaaaatgttttgtttaagaGATCCAGATATTTAATTAAATGCTATCTTAAGTTTGGTTCAGTTTTAAACATTCAGAGTGTGAAACAATTTACTACTTAGGTTTCACTATCGTGTTGGAAAATCTAGTGCAAAAATGGTTAaacgaagggaaaaaaaggtctttttgcTTTTATAGCTTTTTCCGCTGTGAAATTGTTGTAATCTAGATTGTTGAAAGAAATTTTTGGAGCCTGCAAGTTGCATCCACCAAAGAGAGTATGTAAATGTATCAACAGCTTCTGTAGTATAAACAAGCCATACTCTCCATTTTGGGACAAGAAAATCcagcaaataaaatataattatgaaTAGGTGTCTCTTATTTCCTCTTATATGATGTGTATTTGGTAAAACTACTTTTTGGAACCCAACCCTCTTGCAGGTGTTCCTTCAcataaaatgtcttttgttttgaGTGCCACCTAATAAATAACAATCTAATTCATCTTTTAATTGCTGACATTCTCAGTTTTGGCAATCTAATTAGATGTTATTCTTATTTGCTGCTATAAATGCTATGTTTGTAACTTGtagtttcagtattttcaatttTACTCCCTTAGATATAAAGAAGATGATGAGGGTCATATGAGTTTGAATATAGCAGCATATAATGCTGTCACGGGTCTAGGTCAGGCTCGTAATAACAAGATGGTAACAAGTAAGTCTTCACCAAGTCAAAATagttttggaagaggaggaggggccTCTTGCGAAAGAGATGCTTCAGCAGCAGAAGTACTTTTCACGCAGCTTCAGCCGTGGTCACAAGTTACTGGAGAAAATATTCTGATAGAAACAGGCACTTCCGTGCCAGAGCCTGTGTATTCTGAACTTCAAACTGCCGTGCAGCCCTTTGAGGACTGTTGTGCTTCCTCTAAAGTCGATGAAACAACACCAATGAGTGTGAAGGAAAAGCTACTAGAAGTGGAACTGGGCTTGGGAATTCAGATAGCTTTCTAGAAAAACTCTGAAAAGTATACTCTTCAGaagaggtttatttttttaaaacaaaatacgtTTTAAAGTCTTGACTTTTATCCTTGTCAAATCTTGTATATAATCCTGTATTTTCTCAGCTTTCAAGTTAAATTTTTCTGATGTTCTTAGAGAATACATGCAAGATACACACAATATTATGCACACATAATACTTTAATTTATAGCCTTTTGGCTATAAATATGAACTTGTATTCATACagcatatatatgtgtgcgtgtgtatttatttatttattaaaaaatatatagcctGTGGGTAAAGTGTTGAGCTGATGCATGAGACAAACAGTTTGAATCGATAGGTAAAACATCTCAATTTGTATTAGCCCACTACGTTGTTTATTAGAAATCAGATAACAGCTTGTGAGATATATAAAAAAACTGACAATTTTGGCAGGGTTTTTAGCTTTACTTAgtgactttaaaattatttcaagaatCATTACAGAAAATTTGTTATTATAATGGACTTTTAAGCTGCAATGTATTGTTAAatgaatacatttaaataaaaaagaaactcacGTCTAAATAAAACAGCTAAAGGTGTTCATAGGGCTGACTTCAGGATTTATATACCATTTGGTATAATGGAAATTTTATAGTTATTTGTTGGGTGCTGCAGGTACAATGACGAGAAAGTAAATGAATGATATTGACGGCATAGCTAAATGTGctgtattttcataaataatgcaCTGTATTTTCATAAGTAATTCCACATAGCCATAGTTATTCTGACCTGCTAGGAAAAGTGTTTGGCAAAGGCGTTTATTTCATTCTTATATAAAACGCACAGACAAAAAGACAGGTATCTTTCATCACAGTAAAAATGAATTACAGTgtttgaaacattatttttttttttaaaacaagaactgAATCAAGCCTCCAACTAAAATAGATAAGATTTATATAGAGGAGAAGGCCGTATTCATTCAGCTAGAAGACTAATTTACCCTGGGTTAGCTACTACCTGCCAGCATCCCTTGAGGCCCCAGAGGCATTCCCTGAGAAGGACTTGCTGTCCCACTTGGAAAGCAACTTTGAGTGCATAGGCAGAGCAGTGTTGTGTCACCCTCACTTACTGGCTGTTGTTCCTTTATGTAGACAAACTGACACTGCGAGCCCAGGACAAGCAATCCACCCCCACATGGCTGAGCCCCCCACCAACCAGAATGGAATATCAGACTGACTGGGAATAAATAGTGTGAACAAAAATAGGCCGTCTGAAATTGAGGTCAGCTTGACATGTAGCCCCAAGGCTTCTGGGGCACTTCTGTTTGGGAGGATTTACACTGTGCATCTTCTGTAGAAAACTGTCTCCACTGGACTGGGCCCTCAACACCTAACTGCCAACCGCTGTTGCAGGTGAGGACCATGAGGCCATGCCAGGtcagtgtgtggggctgggggaaggcaggacTCGGTCGCTCTCATCCCCACAGCTGGAAGAGCACGGTGCTCTGCCCAGGGCCCTCAGGAAGGCTGGCAGGAGCGGGTGAGGAGGCAGTATCAGCGTAGGATCTGTTACACTCCTACATGAGCTGTTCCTTCTCCTTCCTACATTTGCTGTCGCAAAGAGGGTGGGGAGAGCGAGCCAAGGGAAGGCTCTGTGCCATTGTGTTATGAATGAGAGCGGGGCTTGCTGCAGGGAGCCCTAAGTGATGCCTCTGGCTCTCCACCTGTGCTCAGACAGCAACGCTCATGGCTGCTTCAGCCTAACAACCTCGACCAGCTTGTCTACGACGTTTAGCAATCTcagtcagagagagaaaaggcatTTAAGACCCCTGTCACAAATATAGGCAGATTAAAAGTGACGGCTGTAAAAATCTCCTTCCGTAGCTGTTTGCCTTGTTACTGCCTTGAAAGTTCCTGCCTTGGAAGTTCCTGCTTTGCAGGCAGCTAAGATCCTTGTGCTCAGGTTTTAGTACTATTAAATACGCCGGGGCTGTAATTTGTGGCAATTCAGCTGCTGTTTCAAGAGCAGTTGAGCCATCTGTGCAGTGGTGGCAGGCCAGACAGCTGTGGGTGGCAGCCTGATTTTAatctgcttttgtgcatgaatcAGAGACCCAGCATTTTTAATACTTTACAATATGGGTAAAACTGACTCACGTTTCTCTGGGCAATGAATAGGTACCACTATAGCCTCTGGGATTTCCCCTGCTAAATATCAAAGGCCTGCAACAAACAACAGAGGTGTTAATGCTTCCCAAAGAAAGAGTCCTTTATAATGGAAAGTATTAGTCAACCAGAATACAGAGGAGTCCTTTCCAGATCTTTCAGAATAGTTTACCAGAAGCCTCTAATCCAATAACCAACAATTTACTCCTTTGGGCAGCTCCCCATGCCTGCCTGATTGGGGGTTGCTGCCTTCATGCAAGCTGCACTGCAGGTCCCAAGGTTAATTTACACAAAGACTTCACATGACAGGTTTAAACATGGCATTCCAGATTGGTACTGGAGCTGTGGAACCGCGCTTGCAGGGCAAGGCTATGACCTGCAAGTTCTAAATTGCCACAACTTCGTGGGAGCCTATTAAAAACGTTTTGGAAGACAAAATCAACTGTGGGGGCAGACACAATGGGATGATAATTTATTAGTGGAGacttatttttgaaaatcatattttaaaataatttccctcAGTTATGCTGCTTAATGACACTCTGGAGTTTTACTCTACTATTGCTTAGGTACCTGTTCCACTTTCTTATTCTTCACAGTGTTTGCATTCACGCAAGGGCTTTGCCAAGCTAAGAAGTTACATCCATTTTCTAGTCAGAAATCTAGTTTAGAATTTACATTCATACATTAGTTTGGATACAGAGGCTTTGTCGACAGCCCTGTATTTACTGGGTAATAGCTGTTAGTGACAATGGATTTCAAAGGTGttttttcagagttgttttcAAATTTGTCGTTAAG contains these protein-coding regions:
- the LOC128904523 gene encoding LOW QUALITY PROTEIN: histone H4 transcription factor-like (The sequence of the model RefSeq protein was modified relative to this genomic sequence to represent the inferred CDS: deleted 1 base in 1 codon): MAPGSKFKNAELILPCEWKECCFVGKCMEEFCNHIAEHLEEYLQHPLETEEQCRCWWRSCEFGARDPRELITHVNFHSYHTKLKFIGSQLRALHRDLPACLQNSRSWHQVSKTLEEFVCRWENCDVTFNNPVWFYQHVALHAYATEEETVTHHKKAVYCHWKDCLGVFKGKHKLWDHLRTHTQERVVACPTCGGMFSNNTKFFDHAKRQVSEDITHVTCALCDMVCTSVSSLKAHIRFRHCNERPFHCHLCDGSFKNTYDLHKHVETHNDSDAYSCDVEGCGFTSRTLQTLRQHYKRVHVSNGILKYKCHICQKCFSWSYTLTLHLRKAHKLRSHSWFRYKEDDEGHMSLNIAAYNAVTGLGQARNNKMVTSKSSPSQNSFGRGGGASCERDASAAEVLFTQLQPWSQVTGENILIETGTSVPEPVYSELQLPCSPLRTVVLPLKSMKQHQ